One Alnus glutinosa chromosome 3, dhAlnGlut1.1, whole genome shotgun sequence genomic region harbors:
- the LOC133862458 gene encoding uncharacterized protein LOC133862458 — translation MESHDSDEIHNCVIKLRVNPQKRREKVCIGCGAGFGGDRPLAALKLLQRVKDLNYLVLECLAERTLAERYQVMVSGGDGYDSRISEWMRLLLPLAMERRICIITNMGAMDPCGAQEKVLEIASSLRLSVSVAVAHEIVVKTSGSGNTYLMEGGISTYLGAAPIVECLEKYQPNVIITSRVADAALFLAPMVYELGWNWDDLKQLAQGSLAGHLLECGCQLTGGYFMHPGDKYRDISFPQLLDLSLPYAEVSFNGNVCVAKAEGSGGVLNVSTCAEQLLYEIGDPGAYVTPDVIIDIRDVSFHPLSRSKVLCAGAKPSAASVPNKLLQLVPKDCGWKGWGEISYGGSVCVKRAKAAEFLVRSWVEEVYPGVSRHILSYIIGLDSLKATSIDDNASWWNTSEDIRLRMDGLFELKEHAIQFAREFTALYTNGPAGGGGISTGHKKEIVLEKQLVDREHVLWRTGVKQTLVIESNNQGTGSEDLTKPHVLHESELPPTTHADAKINPSPAPYGEKIPLYDVAHSRVGDKGNDLNFSIIPHFAPDIERLKLIITPKWVKEAVSTLLSTSSFPNSDANDKEKCVDEHVKVEIYEVEGIQSLNVVVRNILDGGVNCSRRIDRHGKTISDLILCQRVILPP, via the exons CGAGTGAATCCTCAAAAACGAAGGGAAAAGGTTTGCATTGGCTGTGGAGCTGGGTTTGGAGGTGACAGGCCATTGGCAGCTCTGAAGTTGCTTCAGAGAGTCAAAGACCTAAACTATCTTGTATTGGAATGCCTAGCTGAACGTACGCTTGCTGAGCGATATCAAGTTATGGTTTCTGGTGGTGATGGTTATGATTCACGGA TTTCAGAATGGATGCGATTGCTCCTACCTTTGGCTATGGAGAGACGAATTTGCATAATTACAAACATGGGTGCAA TGGATCCCTGTGGTGCCCAAGAAAAGGTTTTAGAAATAGCTAGCAGCTTGAGGCTTAGTGTCTCCGTTGCTGTGGCTCATGAGATTGTTGTCAAAACATCAG GTTCAGGGAACACATATTTAATGGAAGGT GGTATTAGCACATATCTGGGAGCAGCTCCTATAGTGGAATGTTTGGAAAAGTACCAGCCAAATGTGATAATTACATCAAGAGTTGCAGATGCTGCCTTATTCTTAGCGCCAATg GTTTATGAACTAGGTTGGAATTGGGACGACTTAAAGCAGTTAGCACAGGGGTCTCTGGCTGGCCACCTTCTAGAGTGTGGTTGTCAACTCACAGGGGGATATTTCATGCATCCAg GAGACAAGTATCGTGACATATCTTTCCCTCAGCTCCTAGATCTGTCACTTCCTTATGCTGAAGTCAGTTTTAATGGAAATGTGTGTGTAGCAAAGGCAGAAGGTAGTGGTGGGGTATTAAATGTCAGTACCTGTGCTGAACAGCTTCTTTATGAGATTGGCGATCCTGGTGCTTATGTCACCCCCGATGTG ATCATTGATATTCGTGATGTTTCATTCCACCCATTATCAAGGTCTAAGGTACTCTGTGCTGGGGCAAAGCCATCTGCTGCATCAGTGCCTAATAAACTCCTGCAGTTGGTTCCAAAG GACTGTGGATGGAAAGGATGGGGAGAGATATCCTATGGAGGATCCGTTTGTGTTAAACGCGCTAAAGCTGCTGAATTTCTG GTTAGATCATGGGTGGAAGAAGTATATCCTGGTGTTAGCCGCCATATACTTTCTTATATAATTGGACTTGATAGCCTGAAGGCAACTAGCATTGATGACAATGCTTCATGGTGGAACACTAGTGAAGATATTAGGTTACGTATGGATGGTTTATTTGAGTTGAAGGAACATGCAATCCAATTTGCTAGAGAGTTTACAGCTTTATATACAAATGGACCTGCCGGTGGTGGTGGCATCAG CACTGGGCACAAGAAAGAGATTGTTCTTGAGAAACAATTG GTTGATCGCGAACATGTTCTATGGCGAACTGGAGTAAAACAGACCCTAGTAATAGAATCCAACAACCAAGGAACTGGCTCTGAAGATCTGACAAAACCCCATGTTTTGCATGAATCCGAATTGCCACCGACAACGCATGCCGATGCCAAGATCAACCCCTCTCCTGCTCCATATGGCGAGAAGATTCCACTCTATGATGTAGCACATAGCAGAGTTGGTGACAAAGGAAATGACTTGAACTTCTCCATCATCCCACATTTCGCTCCAGATATTGAGAGGCTCAAGCTGATCATAACACCCAAATGGGTAAAGGAAGCGGTCTCAACTCTTCTAAGTACCTCTTCATTTCCCAATTCAGATGccaatgataaggaaaaatgtgTGGATGAACATGTCAAGGTGGAAATATATGAAGTTGAGGGAATACAGTCTTTGAATGTAGTGGTAAGAAACATTCTAGATGGTGGTGTCAACTGCTCTCGGAGAATTGACAGGCATGGAAAGACCATCTCAGATCTCATTTTGTGTCAGCGAGTCATATTGCCTCCCTAA